DNA sequence from the Cupriavidus sp. WKF15 genome:
ATCACGCCGAGCGCGTCGGACAGCGCCATGTCCGGCCGGCAGCTCGGCGGCATGGTGGCCGCATCGCCGGCGCTCACGAGCAGCAGGCGCTTGAGCGTGTTGTCGTGGCCGACAAAGGCCTGCACGAACGCATCGGCCGGATGCGCCAGCAGCGCGTCCGGATGATCGAACTGCACCAGCTTGCCGCGCCGGAACACCGCCACCTTGCTGGCCAGCTTGATGGCCTCGTCGATATCGTGCGAGACCATGATCACGGTCTTGCCAAGCTGGCGCTGCATCTGCAGGAATTCGTTCTGGATGCTTTCGCGATTGATCGGATCGACCGCGCCGAAGGGCCGGACGGCCCGAGGAACACGCAGATTTCCCCGCGCGGCACCGTCAGCGAGACAGCATCCACGGCCCGCACTTCAGTGCCATCCTTCTGCGGGAAGGCCTTGGTGAGTTGGTCGAGTTCGATCATAGTCGGATTCCTTTAATCACGTCGCGGCGCGTGAACGGCAGCCTGTACCGGGCCTTGAGCGGGCCCAGGCCATCCGGCCGTGCGGCGAATTCCATATCCACTGCGAACGGATGTTGCGCGCCCTCGCCGCCCTTGCGCATCTTCTCTGCATAGGCCGACAGCGTGGTCACGCCGCTCGCCCGCGCACGCGCCTTCGGCATGGCCAGCGCATAGGTGTTGTTGATGCCCGACGGCTCCAGCCAGACCAGGCCGCGGGCCGCGTCCAGCGCCTTTACGCGGGCGTAGCTCTCCTTCGCGTCGAGCTTTTCCTCGACCTTGTTGAAGACGATCAGCGCGGTGCCGGTGTAGTCCCACACCACGTCGAGCTGGCCGCTCTCCAGGGCCTGGCGCATCAGCGTGCTGCCCAGGCCCGCGGTCAGCTCGGTGCCGATGCCCTTGGCGCGCAGGTACTGCGACGTCAGCGACGACAGGATCAGCTGCTCGGTGAAATTCTTGCCGCCTACGCGCACCGGCACGGCTTCGGCCGCGGGCGCCTGCGCGCGGGCCGGCGCGGAACTCAGCAGCACGGCGGCGAGCACGGTGCCCACCAGCATGAAGGCCCAGAAGGCGCGGCGTTCGCGGTCTCGTTTCGGTTCCATTCGATTCTCCTCCCGGCCGCCATTCATCGCGCCAGGCCCCGGCGGCGCAGGTACAGGTTGCCGGCGCCGGCAAAGAGCGCGTCCAGCGCCAGCGCCAGCAGCGCGGTGGCGGCGGCGCCGAGCAGCAGCAACGGCTGGTTGTTCAGGTAGATGCCCGGGAAGATCAGTTCGCCGAGGCTGTTGGCGCCGATCAGGAACGACAGCGGCACGGTGCCCACGTTGATCACCAGGCTGATGCGGATGCCCGCCAGCATCACCGGCAGCGCATTCGGCAGCTCCACGCGCAGCAGCCGCTGGCACGGCGTCATGCCGATGCCGCGCGCGGCTTCGCGCAGCGTGGGCGAGACGTTGCGCAGCGCCGCGAATCGAAAGCGGATAAAAAACCACTTTCCGTTCGCGGAAAACAATATGGGCTAGGCGGCCGTGAGTTGGGGGAGCCGCCGTCCCGGTTCAGATTGCATTGCCGCCATGACCGGCACGATTGCCGGCGGACGGGCTTTTGGACTTCCACACCATGGGTGGGAAGCCCAGTTGACGGGATGCCGCGGCGTCGCTCGCGGCGCACCCCTGAAGCGGCGCACCCGGGTCGGTTGATTACCGGAAGGCAGGTGGCCAGGGCAGCGCTGAAAGTGAAGAGGTCGACGCGCCGCCGAATTCGTCGGGCCGTTGCCAGACAAGGCCTGGCGGCTTAGCCAGGCAAGTCAATCCACAGCAACGGATGACAAAGAGAGCGCTATTATACGTATCTTCATCGATCTTGTCATTTCCGCCTATCCAGCCACCTTCCGGACGGGTTTTTAGCCCTGCTCGAAAGACGTGCGCGCACCCCGCTGCGGAACCGGCATAAGTGGCTCCGACCGTTGCCGTGCTGGCTTGAATCCGCAGATATTGCGCGCATGGATAGAACAATGTGTTGCCTGCGCGCCCTCTACTCTTTCGCGGCCAAACCTCTACATTGTCGGTGTAGCTGAACACGACGCGGCCCGATGCAGGCAGCAGCAATGCCCGCCAGACGGCCCGCCAACCGGAGAAAGTTCATGGACACCCGCAACCCTCTCACCACCGTTCCGGCCACCGCCCAGGAATCCGTGCAGCGCTCCCGCACCGTGGACCGTGTCGTGCGCGGCATCGCCACCTCGGACGGCGCCGGCGTCAAGCTGACGCGCGTGCTGACGCAGAACCTGCAGCGCCGGCTGGACCCGTTCCTGATGCTCGATGCCTTCGGCACCGACAGCAAGGACGACTACATCGGCGGCTTCCCCGATCACCCGCATCGCGGCTTCGAGACCATCACCTACATGCTGGCCGGCCGCATGCGCCACCGTGACAGCGCCGGCAATGAGGGCCTGCTCGAAAACGGCGGCGCGCAGTGGATGGTGGCGGGCGCCGGCGTGGTGCACTCGGAAATGCCCGAGCAGGAAGACGGCCGCATGGAAGGCTTCCAGCTCTGGCTGAACCTGCCCGCGGCGGACAAGATGACCGCCCCGTGGTACCGCGACATGCCCGCCGCCTCGATCCCGACCGTGGCGCTGGACAACGGCGGCACCGTGCGCGTGCTGGCCGGAGCCTCGCACGGCGTGTCCGGCGCGGTAACGCGCCCGGTGACGGAACCGGTCTACCTTGACGTGCACCTTCCTGCCGGCCAACAGTTCCGGCAGGCGCTGCCGGCCGGGCACAACGCCTTCGTCTATGTGTACCGGGGCGAGGTGTCGATCGGTGAAGGCAGCGAGAAGGCGGTGGTCGAGTCGCAGCGCATGGGCGTGCTCGACAACGCCAGCACGGCAGATGGCGTGATCGTCAGCGCCGAAGCCGATGCCCACTTCCTGCTGATCGCCGGACAGCCGCTGGGCGAGCCGATCGCCCAGTATGGGCCGTTCGTGATGAACACGCAGGAGCAGATCTACCAGACGCTGGCGGATTTCCGCGACGGGCGTTTTGCGACGATCCCGGCTGCTACCGGGGCCTGAACCCCGCCTGCCACGGCCCTCGCGCCAGGGCCCCGAAGCGCTTCAGACCGCCGCCCTCCGAAAGGAGAGCGGCGGTTTTTCTTTGCCATCCCCGGCATGCGACTTGCAACCACCCGCCAACCGTTGCGGCGCTTGGACAAACCCCGGAAACCAGCCGCCACGGAGCCACGCACTTATATAATTCTTAACCAATATCGTGCATCACGAAATCATGATGAATGCTGCAATGCGTCGCGGCGATGCTGCGCCACGCACTGCTGCTGAATGCCTGCCTTCCACGTTGCTGCCATAACAACCCGAGCCGCCTCAGTGA
Encoded proteins:
- a CDS encoding pirin family protein, whose amino-acid sequence is MDTRNPLTTVPATAQESVQRSRTVDRVVRGIATSDGAGVKLTRVLTQNLQRRLDPFLMLDAFGTDSKDDYIGGFPDHPHRGFETITYMLAGRMRHRDSAGNEGLLENGGAQWMVAGAGVVHSEMPEQEDGRMEGFQLWLNLPAADKMTAPWYRDMPAASIPTVALDNGGTVRVLAGASHGVSGAVTRPVTEPVYLDVHLPAGQQFRQALPAGHNAFVYVYRGEVSIGEGSEKAVVESQRMGVLDNASTADGVIVSAEADAHFLLIAGQPLGEPIAQYGPFVMNTQEQIYQTLADFRDGRFATIPAATGA